Proteins encoded together in one Catellatospora citrea window:
- a CDS encoding YdeI/OmpD-associated family protein has protein sequence MEILSFEHPDQWEAWLAEHHTSPDGAWLKVRKKNSRQPAISVTEAADVAHCYGWIDSVRKSLDADHFLQRYSRRRPKGSWSKVNVERVEALMAAGRMRAPGLAEVEAAKADGRWDAAYVKQSDATVPDDLAAALAAEPAAGDFFAQLGKTDQYLVMLPLLKATNPETRAARLAKAITNLTARKSPRP, from the coding sequence GTGGAGATCCTGAGTTTCGAGCATCCGGACCAGTGGGAGGCCTGGCTGGCCGAGCACCACACCAGCCCCGACGGCGCGTGGCTGAAGGTCCGCAAGAAGAACTCGCGGCAGCCCGCGATCAGCGTGACCGAGGCCGCCGACGTGGCCCACTGCTACGGCTGGATCGACAGCGTCCGCAAGTCCCTCGACGCCGACCACTTCCTGCAGCGGTACTCGCGGCGCAGGCCCAAGGGCTCGTGGTCGAAGGTCAACGTGGAGCGCGTGGAGGCGCTCATGGCGGCGGGGCGGATGCGCGCGCCGGGGCTGGCCGAGGTCGAGGCGGCCAAGGCCGACGGGCGCTGGGACGCCGCATACGTCAAGCAGAGCGACGCGACCGTGCCCGACGACCTGGCCGCGGCGCTGGCGGCGGAACCCGCGGCCGGGGACTTCTTCGCGCAACTCGGCAAAACCGACCAGTACCTGGTGATGCTCCCGCTGCTGAAGGCCACGAACCCCGAGACCCGCGCAGCCCGCCTCGCCAAAGCGATCACCAACCTCACCGCCCGCAAATCCCCCCGCCCCTGA
- a CDS encoding STAS domain-containing protein, whose amino-acid sequence MDRASNPPQATHDVEVLADRVRITLAGEFDLANEQELTDWLLDAIQAGPGHAVEVDMHDVGFIDSSGIRVLLQAHAAAVKHGGSFRLARASGTVREVLEIVAVYDYLTTGG is encoded by the coding sequence ATGGATCGAGCTAGCAATCCGCCGCAGGCCACACATGACGTGGAGGTCCTGGCGGACCGTGTCCGGATCACCCTGGCCGGCGAGTTCGATCTGGCGAACGAGCAGGAGCTGACCGACTGGCTCCTCGACGCGATCCAGGCAGGTCCAGGACATGCCGTGGAGGTCGACATGCACGACGTCGGCTTCATCGACTCCAGCGGCATCCGGGTCCTGCTCCAGGCACACGCCGCGGCCGTGAAGCACGGCGGGTCCTTCCGGCTCGCCAGGGCGTCCGGCACGGTTCGCGAGGTGCTCGAGATCGTCGCCGTCTACGACTACCTGACCACCGGCGGTTAG
- a CDS encoding GNAT family N-acetyltransferase, with product MTVSTRLVTLDDVPAVSALYLANLEFLRPFEPVRAQGYFEPSGQREVIGTALERHARGECVPHVILLDDRIVGRINLNDIVRGPFLNSHLGYWVSQDVNGRGVASAAVTRMIEVAFEEQGLHRIQAGTLRHNIASQKVLARHGFVQFGLAEKYLQIAGVWQDHILFQLLAHDRP from the coding sequence ATGACCGTCAGCACCAGGCTCGTGACCCTCGACGACGTACCCGCTGTCAGCGCCCTCTACCTGGCGAACCTCGAGTTCCTGCGCCCGTTCGAGCCGGTGCGGGCGCAGGGATACTTCGAGCCCTCGGGCCAGCGCGAGGTGATCGGCACCGCGCTGGAGCGGCACGCGCGCGGCGAGTGCGTGCCGCACGTGATCCTGCTCGACGACCGCATCGTGGGCCGGATCAACCTCAACGACATCGTGCGCGGCCCGTTCCTGAACAGCCACCTCGGCTACTGGGTGAGCCAGGACGTCAACGGCCGCGGGGTCGCCTCCGCGGCGGTGACCCGCATGATCGAAGTGGCGTTCGAGGAGCAGGGCCTGCACCGCATCCAGGCGGGCACGCTGCGGCACAACATCGCCTCGCAGAAGGTGCTGGCCCGCCACGGCTTCGTCCAGTTCGGCCTGGCGGAGAAGTACCTGCAGATCGCCGGGGTCTGGCAGGACCACATCCTGTTCCAGCTGCTCGCCCACGACAGGCCGTGA
- a CDS encoding TetR/AcrR family transcriptional regulator, whose translation MSEIPAPPWRAQRRSTPARKPLSRDAIVDAALTLLDREGLDAVSMRRVAEELSTGAASLYAHVANKDELLELAYDRVLGEIRLPAPDPARWREQLLEIARESYRVLGAHSDIARVSLANVPTGPNSVKVAEAMFGVLISGGVPPQQAAWAVDRIALYISADAYEGSLYQARQRASGKPVDEFIADFFGQVHDYYRTLPPDRFPHLNQYADVLVQGDGEVRFEFGLELIINGLARYLPAAD comes from the coding sequence ATGTCCGAGATCCCGGCCCCGCCCTGGCGTGCCCAGCGCCGCAGCACCCCGGCCCGCAAGCCGCTCAGCCGGGACGCGATCGTGGACGCCGCGCTGACCCTGCTCGATCGTGAGGGCCTGGACGCGGTGAGCATGCGGCGGGTCGCCGAGGAGCTGAGCACCGGAGCCGCTTCGCTGTACGCGCACGTGGCGAACAAGGACGAGCTGCTGGAGCTGGCGTACGACCGGGTGCTCGGGGAGATCCGGCTGCCCGCGCCGGACCCGGCCCGCTGGCGCGAGCAGCTCCTGGAGATCGCCCGGGAGTCCTACCGGGTGCTCGGCGCGCACAGCGACATCGCCCGGGTCAGCCTCGCCAACGTGCCGACCGGCCCGAACTCGGTGAAGGTGGCCGAGGCCATGTTCGGCGTGCTGATCAGCGGCGGCGTGCCGCCCCAGCAGGCGGCCTGGGCGGTGGACCGGATCGCGCTGTACATCAGCGCCGACGCCTACGAGGGCTCGCTCTACCAGGCCCGGCAGCGGGCCAGCGGCAAGCCGGTCGACGAGTTCATCGCCGACTTCTTCGGCCAGGTCCACGACTACTACCGCACGTTGCCGCCGGACCGTTTTCCCCACCTGAACCAGTACGCCGACGTGCTGGTGCAGGGCGACGGGGAGGTGCGGTTCGAGTTCGGGCTCGAACTGATCATCAACGGGCTCGCCCGCTACCTGCCCGCGGCCGACTGA
- a CDS encoding RICIN domain-containing protein, whose translation MKWRLRPIAVTAALGTVVAAAVLSAGAAPAAAAPVICEQYGTAGVQGGKYIVQNNRWGASTAQCIDVSNAGFTVTRADHDNATNGPPASYPSIYAGCHYGACTAGSGLPARVSSLNNPRATFNISTPNSGEWDAAFDLWFDAAANPPGQNYGAEVMIWTNHRGRPQPIGGRIATVNLEGGTWDVWFGNIGWNVISYVRTVPANTFANFSLKAFVNDSVGRGKIDPNWYMTSVQAGFEPWIGAAGLAVNLFDFNVNGNAAGGDGGGDVSVIRGVASSRCVDVAGWGKNDGTPVQLYDCFPNNNNQRWRRVGNTFVSLDSGKCLDVSGGRTNNGAAVQLWTCLNNGAQQWVVNGNGSIVNPNSGKCLDAIEFGTANGTRLQIWDCGNPLGGNQQWRWG comes from the coding sequence ATGAAGTGGCGACTCCGCCCGATCGCCGTCACCGCCGCGCTCGGCACCGTCGTGGCAGCCGCCGTGCTGTCCGCCGGGGCCGCGCCGGCCGCCGCCGCGCCGGTCATCTGCGAGCAGTACGGCACCGCTGGAGTCCAGGGCGGCAAGTACATCGTGCAGAACAACCGCTGGGGTGCGAGCACGGCCCAGTGCATCGACGTGTCCAACGCCGGGTTCACCGTCACCCGGGCCGACCACGACAACGCCACCAACGGCCCGCCGGCGTCGTACCCGTCCATCTACGCGGGCTGCCACTACGGCGCCTGCACCGCCGGCAGCGGCCTGCCGGCCCGGGTCAGCTCGCTGAACAACCCCCGTGCCACGTTCAACATCAGCACGCCGAACTCCGGCGAGTGGGACGCGGCGTTCGACCTGTGGTTCGACGCCGCCGCGAACCCGCCGGGGCAGAACTACGGCGCCGAGGTCATGATCTGGACCAACCACCGCGGCCGCCCGCAGCCCATCGGCGGCCGCATCGCCACCGTCAACCTCGAAGGCGGCACCTGGGACGTCTGGTTCGGCAACATCGGCTGGAACGTCATCTCGTACGTGCGCACGGTGCCCGCCAACACGTTCGCGAACTTCAGCCTCAAGGCGTTCGTCAATGACTCGGTCGGCCGCGGGAAGATCGATCCGAACTGGTACATGACCAGCGTGCAGGCCGGTTTCGAGCCGTGGATCGGCGCGGCGGGCCTGGCCGTGAACCTGTTCGACTTCAACGTCAACGGCAACGCCGCGGGTGGCGACGGGGGCGGCGACGTCTCCGTGATCCGCGGCGTCGCGTCCAGCCGGTGCGTCGACGTGGCGGGCTGGGGCAAGAACGACGGCACCCCGGTGCAGCTCTACGACTGCTTCCCGAACAACAACAACCAGCGCTGGCGGCGGGTCGGCAACACCTTCGTCAGCCTCGACTCGGGCAAGTGCCTGGACGTGTCGGGCGGGCGCACCAACAACGGCGCGGCCGTGCAGTTGTGGACCTGCCTGAACAACGGCGCGCAGCAGTGGGTGGTCAACGGCAACGGCTCGATCGTCAACCCGAACTCCGGCAAGTGCCTGGACGCGATCGAGTTCGGCACGGCCAACGGGACGCGGTTGCAGATCTGGGACTGCGGCAACCCCCTGGGCGGCAACCAGCAGTGGCGCTGGGGCTGA
- a CDS encoding MFS transporter gives MTTVLPDTAPPDTQPAAYRWRWAALFVILAAEVMDLLDALVTTIAGPSIQAELGGSESLIQWLGAGYTLAMAVGLITGGRLGDLYGRKRMFMIGAAGFVAASALCAAATTPEMLIGARVLQGLLGAVLLPQGLGMIKEMFPPKEAGAAFGAFGPVMGLSAVGGPILAGWLVDADLLGTGWRMIFLINLPLGLLALLGAAKFLPESRSAHASRLDLGGVALVSAGALLLLYPLVQGRELGWPAWTFVMMAASLPVFLLFGRQQAARRRSGGDPLVEPSLFRRRAFTGGLVAGLAFFAGMIGFGLAFSLYVQLGLGYSPLKAGLASVPQSLGIVVGFGIAGGAGLTRKLGRRLLHLGLAVMAAATIGFVITLDQAGIGVTPWQLAPALGVFGIGMGLVMAPFFDIILAGVQPHETGSASGSLTAVQQLGGAVGIALLGTLFFNTLSFGPLGPDPASFGDAMRLVLWVEVALLAVTFLAAFLLPRQAREEEHAH, from the coding sequence GTGACCACCGTCCTGCCCGACACCGCCCCACCCGATACCCAGCCCGCGGCGTACCGCTGGCGCTGGGCAGCCCTGTTCGTCATCCTCGCCGCCGAGGTGATGGACCTGCTCGACGCGCTGGTCACCACCATCGCGGGCCCCTCCATCCAGGCCGAACTGGGCGGCTCCGAGAGCCTGATCCAGTGGCTCGGCGCCGGCTACACCCTGGCCATGGCGGTCGGCCTGATCACCGGCGGCCGCCTCGGCGACCTCTACGGCCGCAAACGCATGTTCATGATCGGCGCGGCGGGCTTCGTCGCCGCGTCGGCGCTGTGCGCCGCGGCCACCACACCCGAAATGCTCATCGGCGCTCGCGTGCTGCAGGGCCTGCTCGGCGCCGTGCTGCTGCCACAGGGCCTCGGCATGATCAAGGAGATGTTCCCACCCAAGGAGGCGGGCGCCGCCTTCGGCGCGTTCGGTCCGGTCATGGGCCTGTCCGCGGTCGGCGGCCCGATCCTGGCGGGTTGGCTGGTCGACGCCGACCTGCTCGGCACCGGCTGGCGCATGATCTTCCTGATCAACCTGCCGCTGGGCCTGCTCGCCCTGCTCGGCGCGGCCAAGTTCCTGCCGGAGTCGCGCTCCGCGCACGCGTCCCGGCTCGACCTGGGCGGGGTCGCGCTGGTCAGCGCGGGCGCGCTGCTGCTGCTGTACCCCCTGGTCCAGGGTCGTGAGCTGGGCTGGCCCGCCTGGACCTTCGTCATGATGGCCGCCAGCCTGCCGGTCTTCCTCCTGTTCGGCCGCCAGCAGGCCGCCCGCCGTCGCAGCGGTGGCGACCCGCTGGTCGAGCCGTCGCTGTTCCGCCGCCGCGCCTTCACCGGCGGCCTGGTCGCCGGGCTCGCCTTCTTCGCCGGGATGATCGGCTTCGGCCTGGCCTTCAGCCTGTACGTCCAGCTGGGCCTGGGTTACAGCCCGCTCAAGGCCGGTCTGGCCAGCGTGCCGCAGTCGCTGGGCATCGTCGTCGGGTTCGGCATCGCCGGCGGCGCGGGCCTGACCCGCAAGCTCGGCCGCCGACTGCTGCATCTGGGCCTGGCCGTGATGGCGGCCGCCACGATCGGCTTCGTGATCACCCTCGACCAGGCCGGGATCGGCGTCACCCCGTGGCAGCTGGCTCCCGCGCTCGGCGTGTTCGGCATCGGTATGGGCCTGGTCATGGCACCCTTCTTCGACATCATCCTGGCCGGGGTCCAGCCGCACGAGACCGGCTCGGCCTCGGGCAGCTTGACCGCGGTGCAGCAGCTCGGCGGCGCGGTCGGCATCGCCCTGCTCGGCACGCTGTTCTTCAACACGCTCAGCTTCGGCCCACTCGGCCCCGACCCCGCCTCCTTCGGCGACGCGATGCGCCTGGTGCTCTGGGTCGAGGTGGCACTGCTGGCGGTCACCTTCCTGGCCGCTTTCCTGCTCCCCCGGCAGGCCCGCGAGGAGGAGCACGCCCACTGA
- a CDS encoding GNAT family N-acetyltransferase, translating to MIRSASVEDAAPIGRIKVRSWNSAYAEFMPASLLGALDPDQEAADWAAYVAAMPDGHRLWVADADGAVVGFCRTGPAVDDPDLGPHAGEVYGLYVDPDHVGAGFGRQLFSHAVAELRARGHRPVCVYAYEPNLGAIRFYQRAGFAVDGTTRLDDEIGVVELRLVDGR from the coding sequence GTGATCCGTTCTGCCAGTGTCGAGGATGCCGCCCCCATCGGCCGGATCAAGGTCCGGTCCTGGAACTCGGCGTACGCGGAGTTCATGCCCGCGTCGCTGCTCGGCGCACTCGACCCGGACCAGGAAGCCGCAGACTGGGCCGCCTACGTGGCCGCCATGCCGGACGGGCACCGGTTGTGGGTGGCCGACGCGGACGGTGCCGTCGTCGGCTTCTGCCGCACGGGCCCGGCCGTCGACGATCCGGACCTCGGCCCGCACGCCGGCGAGGTGTACGGGCTGTACGTCGACCCCGACCACGTGGGCGCGGGGTTCGGCAGGCAGCTGTTCAGTCACGCCGTGGCCGAGCTGCGAGCCCGGGGCCACCGGCCCGTCTGCGTGTACGCGTATGAGCCGAACCTCGGCGCGATCCGCTTCTACCAGCGCGCCGGCTTCGCCGTCGACGGCACGACCCGCCTGGACGACGAGATCGGAGTGGTCGAGCTGCGACTGGTCGACGGACGCTGA
- a CDS encoding DUF2855 family protein, whose translation MTESWTLALARDDLARTNLVRHPAPEPADGEALLRVGRVGMTANNVTYAVLGDAYRYWDFFPAAGAGLDERWGLGPLWGFGEVVASRADGVPVGQRVYGYLPPAGHLVVRPGRVDERGFRDTSPHRAQLPSPYNAYAATTGDPAYDADQEDLLILFRPLFVTSAMLADRLQDNGFHGAGTLVLSSASSKTAYAAAFELQGKGPRLVGLTSPGNVAFTRGLGCYDAVLPYDGIGELDPTAPTAYLDLSANPATRSALRAHLGDRLVHDVAVGLTHQERATDAPAVFFAPDQIRKRTVDWGRPELDRRLAESWHRFAAVAERWVDITVSHGPDGLRDAWLSMLAGTTPPRIGHIIAL comes from the coding sequence GTGACGGAATCGTGGACCCTCGCTCTCGCCCGCGACGACCTGGCCCGCACGAACCTGGTGCGGCACCCGGCGCCGGAGCCCGCCGACGGCGAAGCCCTGCTGCGGGTGGGCCGGGTCGGCATGACCGCGAACAACGTGACCTACGCCGTGCTCGGCGACGCCTACCGCTACTGGGACTTCTTCCCGGCCGCCGGCGCGGGTCTCGACGAGCGGTGGGGCCTGGGGCCGCTGTGGGGGTTCGGCGAGGTCGTGGCGTCGCGCGCGGACGGGGTCCCCGTCGGGCAGCGGGTCTACGGCTACCTGCCGCCCGCCGGTCACCTGGTCGTGCGGCCGGGCCGAGTCGACGAGCGCGGCTTCCGCGACACCAGCCCGCACCGGGCCCAGCTGCCCTCGCCGTACAACGCGTACGCGGCGACCACCGGCGACCCGGCGTACGACGCGGACCAGGAGGATCTGCTGATCCTGTTCCGGCCGCTGTTCGTGACCTCGGCGATGCTCGCCGACCGGTTGCAGGACAACGGCTTCCACGGGGCCGGCACGCTGGTGCTGTCGTCGGCGTCGAGCAAGACGGCGTACGCCGCCGCGTTCGAGCTGCAGGGCAAGGGCCCGCGCCTGGTCGGCCTCACCTCGCCGGGCAACGTGGCGTTCACCCGCGGGCTGGGCTGCTACGACGCCGTGCTGCCGTACGACGGGATCGGCGAACTCGACCCGACCGCCCCGACGGCATACCTCGACCTGTCGGCGAACCCGGCCACCCGGTCCGCGCTGCGCGCCCACCTCGGCGACCGCCTGGTGCACGACGTGGCCGTGGGACTGACCCACCAGGAACGGGCGACCGACGCGCCCGCGGTGTTCTTCGCCCCGGACCAGATCCGCAAGCGCACCGTCGACTGGGGCCGCCCGGAGCTGGACCGGCGGCTCGCCGAGTCCTGGCACCGCTTCGCCGCCGTGGCCGAACGCTGGGTCGACATCACCGTCAGCCACGGCCCGGACGGCCTGCGCGACGCCTGGCTCAGCATGCTCGCCGGCACCACCCCACCCCGCATCGGCCACATCATCGCCCTCTAA
- a CDS encoding LacI family DNA-binding transcriptional regulator: MSQQPAARAAVIKDVARLAGVSHQTVSRVLNEHPSVRDETRERVLRAVKQLNYRPNALARGLAGRRSRVIGVVSFDTILHGPAATLLGIERAARHAGYGISIVALERLDRSGVVEAVNRLAEQSVAGVVIIAPLLTAAAAAGSLPAGVPAVVVESDMAGDLPTISVDQVAGARLAVEHLLELGHETVWHLSGPKDWLEARDRVDGWRAALEEAGRRVPPVLAGDWSPRSGYEAGRELAERGDVTAVFCANDQQALGMLRALHERGIRVPEDVSVVGFDDIPEAAYLSPPLTTVRQDFDEVGRRCLAALLELLGVDRPLGVPRHPRVPPSLVVRASSGPPPAR; this comes from the coding sequence ATGAGTCAGCAGCCGGCCGCCCGGGCAGCGGTGATCAAGGATGTCGCGCGCCTCGCCGGCGTGTCCCACCAGACCGTGTCCCGGGTGCTGAACGAACACCCGAGCGTGCGCGACGAGACCCGCGAACGGGTGCTGCGCGCGGTGAAGCAGCTCAACTACCGCCCGAACGCGCTGGCCCGTGGGCTGGCCGGGCGGCGCTCGCGGGTCATCGGCGTGGTCAGCTTCGACACCATCCTGCACGGCCCCGCCGCCACCCTGCTCGGCATCGAGCGGGCGGCCCGGCATGCCGGATACGGCATCAGCATCGTGGCCCTGGAGCGGCTCGACCGCAGCGGCGTGGTCGAGGCGGTGAACCGGCTGGCCGAGCAGTCCGTGGCCGGCGTCGTGATCATCGCGCCGCTGCTGACGGCGGCCGCGGCGGCGGGCAGCCTGCCGGCCGGCGTGCCGGCGGTCGTGGTCGAGTCGGACATGGCGGGCGACCTGCCGACCATCTCCGTCGACCAGGTCGCAGGCGCGCGACTGGCCGTCGAGCACCTGCTGGAGCTGGGCCACGAGACGGTGTGGCACCTGTCCGGTCCCAAGGACTGGCTGGAGGCCCGGGACCGGGTCGACGGCTGGCGGGCGGCCCTGGAGGAGGCCGGCCGGCGCGTTCCGCCGGTGCTCGCCGGTGACTGGAGCCCGCGCTCGGGTTACGAGGCAGGCCGTGAGCTGGCCGAACGCGGCGACGTGACCGCGGTGTTCTGCGCCAACGACCAGCAGGCGCTGGGCATGCTGCGGGCGCTGCACGAGCGCGGCATCCGGGTGCCGGAGGACGTGAGCGTCGTCGGCTTCGACGACATCCCCGAGGCCGCCTACCTGTCGCCGCCGCTGACCACCGTCCGGCAGGACTTCGACGAGGTCGGCCGGCGCTGCCTGGCGGCGCTGCTGGAACTGCTCGGCGTCGACCGGCCGCTGGGCGTGCCGCGCCACCCGCGGGTGCCGCCCTCGCTGGTCGTGCGGGCCAGCAGCGGTCCGCCGCCCGCGCGCTGA
- a CDS encoding cellulose binding domain-containing protein, whose amino-acid sequence MRKSRIALLAFTLAAATLTVPTPATADPAVSVTVNARAGLETVGDAAIGVNHAVWDSQLGTNAVADLLKNAGVQTMRYPGGSYSDIYHWKTNTAPGGYVAPDTDFDHFMAGVQRAGAQAMVIANYGTGTPQEAADWVRYANVEKNYGVKYWEIGNELYGNGHYGANWEADDHADKSPAGYATVAKQYAEAMKAVDPTIKIGIVLTTPGNWPDGIVGGGDAGTWNQVVLSIAGPSVDFAILHWYPGGSSSAEALSKTAQVTDAVWLARRQIDKYAGKNLGIALTEINTGYGQNTQPGALFAADAYASLLAAGVFNIDWWNVHNGIGTVSTVGGHTDYGDFGLLSSASCNADGSVCEPPLNTPFAPYFGLAMTSRFVKAGDQLIRAGTTDPAIRAHAARRANGDLAVLLVNTDEAASKQVSLSYAGYSPAATAQVHTFGNGDTAITTGAGSATSVTLAPNSLTTMVLRPSGSTARPATPGRPVASAVTAGDVTLTWPAGTAGLKYEIHRQLGTISEQWGETTGTTFTVHNLTPGTRYTANVIARDGSGRVSWASPPVTFQTGTPTTAPCAITLTDASDWGNGYVGSIDITNTGANPVDTWTLAFSWPTAWQQLGSGWNGTWTQTGSAVTVSNADFNKVIAPGATVNVGYVGNYQGPNVLPPLFKLNGNLCTTR is encoded by the coding sequence ATGAGAAAGAGCCGCATCGCCCTGCTGGCGTTCACGCTGGCAGCGGCAACCCTCACCGTCCCGACCCCGGCCACCGCCGACCCCGCCGTCTCCGTGACCGTCAACGCCCGAGCCGGGCTGGAGACTGTCGGCGACGCCGCGATCGGCGTCAACCACGCCGTCTGGGATTCGCAACTGGGCACCAACGCGGTCGCCGACCTGCTCAAGAACGCCGGTGTGCAGACCATGCGCTACCCCGGCGGGTCCTACTCGGACATCTACCACTGGAAGACCAACACGGCACCCGGCGGCTACGTCGCCCCCGACACCGACTTCGACCACTTCATGGCCGGTGTGCAGCGGGCCGGCGCGCAGGCCATGGTGATCGCCAACTACGGCACCGGCACGCCGCAGGAGGCGGCCGACTGGGTGCGCTACGCCAACGTCGAGAAGAACTACGGCGTGAAGTACTGGGAGATCGGCAACGAGCTCTACGGCAACGGCCACTACGGCGCCAACTGGGAGGCCGACGACCACGCCGACAAGAGCCCGGCCGGCTACGCCACCGTCGCCAAGCAGTACGCCGAGGCGATGAAGGCCGTCGACCCCACCATCAAGATCGGCATCGTGCTCACCACGCCCGGCAACTGGCCCGACGGCATCGTCGGCGGCGGCGACGCCGGCACCTGGAACCAGGTCGTGCTGTCCATCGCGGGCCCGTCCGTCGACTTCGCGATCCTGCACTGGTATCCGGGCGGTTCCTCCTCGGCGGAGGCGCTGTCCAAGACCGCGCAGGTGACCGACGCGGTCTGGCTGGCCCGCCGGCAGATCGACAAGTACGCGGGAAAGAATCTCGGCATCGCCCTCACCGAGATCAACACCGGGTACGGCCAGAACACCCAGCCCGGCGCGCTGTTCGCCGCCGACGCCTACGCGAGCCTGCTGGCCGCGGGCGTGTTCAACATCGACTGGTGGAACGTGCACAACGGCATCGGCACCGTGTCCACGGTGGGCGGGCACACCGACTACGGCGACTTCGGCCTGCTCTCCAGCGCCTCCTGCAACGCCGACGGCAGCGTCTGCGAACCCCCGTTGAACACCCCGTTCGCGCCGTACTTCGGGCTGGCCATGACCTCGCGCTTCGTCAAGGCCGGCGACCAGCTGATCAGGGCGGGCACGACCGACCCGGCGATCCGGGCGCACGCCGCCCGGCGCGCCAACGGCGACCTCGCGGTGCTGCTCGTCAACACCGACGAGGCCGCGAGCAAGCAGGTCAGCCTCAGCTACGCCGGATACTCCCCCGCCGCGACCGCCCAGGTGCACACCTTCGGCAACGGCGACACCGCCATCACGACCGGCGCCGGCAGCGCCACCTCGGTGACGCTGGCGCCGAACTCCCTCACCACCATGGTCCTGCGTCCCTCCGGCTCGACCGCCCGCCCGGCGACGCCCGGCCGACCGGTCGCCTCCGCGGTCACCGCCGGCGACGTCACGCTCACCTGGCCCGCCGGGACCGCCGGGCTCAAGTACGAGATCCACCGCCAGCTCGGCACGATCAGCGAGCAGTGGGGCGAGACCACGGGGACCACGTTCACCGTGCACAACCTCACGCCCGGCACGCGATACACGGCCAACGTCATCGCGCGGGACGGCTCCGGCCGGGTCTCCTGGGCCTCACCGCCGGTGACCTTCCAGACCGGCACGCCCACCACCGCGCCATGCGCGATCACCCTGACCGACGCCAGCGACTGGGGCAACGGGTACGTCGGCAGCATCGACATCACGAACACCGGCGCCAACCCGGTGGACACGTGGACCCTGGCGTTCAGCTGGCCGACCGCCTGGCAGCAGCTCGGCAGCGGCTGGAACGGCACCTGGACGCAGACCGGTTCGGCGGTCACCGTGTCCAACGCCGACTTCAACAAGGTCATCGCACCGGGCGCCACCGTGAACGTCGGCTACGTCGGGAACTACCAGGGACCGAACGTCCTCCCGCCGCTGTTCAAGCTCAACGGCAACCTCTGCACCACGCGCTGA